One Tunturibacter gelidoferens genomic region harbors:
- a CDS encoding PAS domain-containing sensor histidine kinase, with protein MQHWQALLDSAGEGIWGLDLEGNCTFVNRMAVNCFGFASEEMLGNNMHELVHHHYPDGRHFPGSECPIYDVVRKSKALRRLTDTMFRKDGSSFVAEISAQPVVIEGRVAGVVVTFREVTELRQQQENLRRAYELAEQKTAELDAVIESMPHGVYIATSDAKVRSNHVAKMMSGGTFPAELKTLETALAGKWSTETVKTSDRWIRSVAAPIFLNGKILGGVAVNTDVTQVRLQDEALRKSEKLAAVGQLASSIAHEINNPLESITNLLYLIRQSESMEDTQHYAALAQGELARVTEITLQTLRFNRQHSKPTYVDMAELLRTVMALYTGRTLVRNIEIDLKLMATPRVRVLEGEIRQVINNLVRNALDAMSKGGRLTIRLHPQRDGLSGTPGVRLTVADIGEGIKPEMQEHLFEAFQTTKELTGTGLGLWVSKGIVEKHGGRIRARTRRGERHGTVFSVWLPVEGSPNLVAQVN; from the coding sequence ATGCAGCATTGGCAGGCCCTGCTCGATTCAGCCGGAGAGGGCATATGGGGGCTGGATCTTGAAGGGAACTGTACGTTCGTTAATCGTATGGCGGTGAATTGCTTTGGCTTTGCCAGCGAGGAGATGCTGGGCAACAATATGCACGAACTTGTGCATCACCACTATCCGGATGGGCGTCATTTTCCTGGCTCCGAGTGCCCGATCTATGACGTGGTGCGGAAGAGTAAAGCTTTGAGGCGGCTGACGGACACTATGTTTCGAAAAGATGGAAGCAGCTTTGTCGCAGAAATCTCCGCACAGCCGGTGGTTATAGAGGGACGCGTTGCAGGCGTAGTGGTAACGTTCCGAGAGGTGACCGAACTCCGGCAACAACAGGAAAATCTTCGCAGAGCCTATGAACTGGCGGAACAGAAGACGGCCGAGTTGGATGCCGTGATCGAGAGCATGCCGCATGGGGTCTATATAGCGACTTCCGATGCGAAAGTCCGTTCTAACCACGTTGCCAAGATGATGAGTGGCGGCACGTTTCCGGCGGAGTTGAAGACGCTGGAGACAGCGCTGGCTGGGAAGTGGTCCACAGAGACGGTAAAAACGTCGGATCGCTGGATTCGAAGTGTGGCAGCGCCGATTTTTCTAAATGGAAAGATACTTGGCGGCGTAGCTGTGAATACTGATGTCACGCAGGTGCGGCTGCAGGACGAGGCGCTGAGAAAATCAGAAAAGCTGGCTGCGGTGGGGCAGTTGGCTTCGTCCATTGCCCATGAGATCAATAATCCGCTCGAGTCGATTACAAACCTACTGTATCTGATTCGACAATCGGAATCGATGGAAGATACGCAGCACTATGCGGCCCTGGCTCAAGGTGAATTGGCTCGAGTCACTGAAATCACGTTGCAAACATTGAGGTTCAACCGACAGCATAGCAAGCCGACCTATGTGGATATGGCGGAGCTGTTGCGGACGGTCATGGCTCTATATACGGGACGGACTCTCGTTCGGAACATAGAGATCGATTTAAAGTTGATGGCGACTCCAAGGGTGAGAGTGCTCGAAGGAGAGATTCGCCAGGTGATTAATAACCTTGTCAGGAACGCGCTCGACGCCATGAGTAAAGGAGGGCGGTTAACGATAAGGTTGCATCCGCAGCGGGATGGTCTCAGTGGAACTCCCGGGGTGCGTCTGACGGTTGCGGATATAGGAGAGGGGATTAAGCCGGAGATGCAGGAGCACCTTTTCGAAGCGTTCCAGACGACGAAGGAACTTACCGGAACAGGACTTGGACTCTGGGTGAGCAAGGGCATCGTCGAGAAGCACGGCGGCCGAATCAGGGCAAGAACACGGCGTGGTGAGAGACATGGAACTGTGTTCTCGGTTTGGTTGCCGGTAGAGGGAAGTCCTAACCTGGTGGCTCAGGTAAATTGA
- a CDS encoding type II secretion system protein GspD, whose amino-acid sequence MRFDLDDSTYQQSIPVLLNITHLFAVPLDAKSVFIAKDTVDNRQRLERQLQETIYIPGMTNEDMDSFGTLVKNIFDVKEVAVGKASGTLVLRAPQETLTYINLTLADLIDGGSEVMIDLQLYSVNTTNQRNIGAQLPQQVGIYNVASAAQSIVSSNQSLVNQAIAQGLVPAGSSNIVIALALIASGLVQSTLLSNTVGFFGGGLTQTGVTTNQFAAFNLSLTSSDTRALNDIQIRVGDRQSATFRVGERYPITTATYSSGISNSSVPSNATINGVSVSSLLNSAAGTSATIPQIQYEDLGLTLKATPTVQKSGAIKMHIDLKIEALSGGTVNNIPILNSQQFASDVTLDDGDTALMVSSLAKSETASINGYPVLSELPGFQTVTADRVTDTSSSDLLLLLTPHITRRRSNLTVGPRIAINLPEPPG is encoded by the coding sequence TTGCGTTTCGATCTCGACGACTCGACTTACCAGCAGTCGATCCCTGTTCTGCTAAACATTACCCACCTATTCGCGGTACCTCTGGACGCCAAAAGCGTTTTCATAGCTAAAGACACCGTAGATAATCGCCAGCGTCTTGAGCGTCAGTTGCAAGAGACTATCTACATCCCGGGCATGACCAATGAGGACATGGACAGTTTCGGCACTCTTGTGAAGAATATCTTCGACGTCAAAGAAGTTGCGGTTGGTAAGGCCTCCGGCACCCTCGTCCTCCGTGCTCCCCAGGAGACCCTGACCTATATCAACCTCACTCTCGCTGATCTTATCGACGGCGGCAGTGAGGTCATGATCGACCTTCAACTTTACTCCGTCAATACGACTAATCAACGAAACATCGGCGCGCAGCTTCCCCAGCAGGTTGGTATCTACAACGTAGCTTCAGCAGCGCAAAGTATCGTCAGCTCCAATCAAAGCCTCGTAAACCAAGCCATTGCCCAGGGTCTGGTCCCGGCTGGATCAAGCAATATCGTTATCGCGCTTGCGCTCATCGCCTCAGGCCTCGTCCAGAGCACTTTACTTTCCAATACGGTTGGCTTTTTCGGCGGCGGACTCACCCAAACTGGCGTTACTACAAATCAGTTCGCCGCCTTTAATCTCTCGCTTACTAGCAGCGACACTCGCGCCCTCAATGATATCCAGATCCGAGTCGGGGACCGTCAATCTGCCACTTTTCGGGTCGGGGAACGCTACCCCATTACTACGGCGACCTACTCCTCTGGAATTAGCAACTCATCCGTACCATCCAACGCTACTATCAATGGGGTTTCTGTCTCGAGCCTGCTCAACTCCGCAGCCGGTACTTCGGCCACAATTCCTCAGATTCAATACGAAGATCTCGGTCTGACGTTGAAAGCAACTCCAACTGTTCAAAAATCAGGCGCAATCAAAATGCACATCGATCTTAAGATTGAAGCACTGAGCGGCGGTACTGTTAACAACATCCCAATCCTCAACAGTCAGCAGTTCGCCTCGGATGTAACTCTCGATGACGGAGATACCGCGCTCATGGTCAGCAGCCTCGCCAAAAGTGAAACGGCAAGTATCAACGGCTATCCCGTGTTGAGCGAGCTACCAGGCTTTCAAACCGTTACGGCAGATCGTGTGACAGACACGAGTTCCAGCGATCTCCTCCTTCTCCTCACGCCTCACATCACTCGTCGCCGATCCAATTTAACGGTCGGTCCTAGAATCGCAATCAATTTACCTGAGCCACCAGGTTAG
- a CDS encoding helix-turn-helix domain-containing protein — protein MKREMDGLITQMHSAGIPYSEAVRQFKKRYILEVLAHHKGNQCKAADELGMHRNTLSRTLAELDMDTAQIRNGMRRPPRSERPHIQNIASAR, from the coding sequence TTGAAGCGCGAAATGGACGGCTTGATCACACAGATGCACAGCGCCGGCATCCCCTACTCGGAGGCCGTACGTCAGTTCAAGAAGCGCTACATCCTTGAAGTGTTGGCGCATCACAAGGGAAACCAGTGCAAGGCCGCCGACGAACTCGGGATGCACCGCAACACCCTTAGCCGTACCCTCGCCGAGCTTGACATGGACACCGCGCAGATCCGCAACGGCATGCGTCGCCCCCCCAGGAGCGAGCGCCCACACATTCAGAATATCGCCAGCGCCCGTTAA
- a CDS encoding CvpA family protein codes for MNLFDWFLIAILAYSTIVAFLRGIILELFSLGGLIAGILIASWNYNRLTVYLERLIVTPSTAEIVSFLLLVIGVMVLSALLGKSLNRTAHAIGLGFFDRMLGAVFGFVRGCLLGVAILTAIAAFLPHPSWIKNSQLSSYFLAGAHAVSFVVPYDLQQRILDGAAQLKHNAPYWIKPLR; via the coding sequence ATGAACCTCTTCGACTGGTTCTTGATCGCAATTCTGGCCTACTCCACCATCGTCGCCTTCCTGCGCGGCATTATCCTCGAGCTTTTCTCACTTGGCGGCCTGATCGCGGGAATCCTGATCGCCAGCTGGAACTACAACCGCCTGACTGTGTATCTTGAGCGCCTGATCGTCACACCATCAACCGCAGAGATCGTCTCCTTTCTCCTTCTCGTGATAGGAGTCATGGTGCTTAGCGCGTTGCTTGGCAAATCTCTCAACCGCACCGCTCACGCCATCGGACTCGGCTTCTTCGACAGGATGCTCGGAGCAGTCTTCGGTTTTGTGCGTGGTTGCCTCTTGGGGGTAGCCATCCTGACAGCTATCGCCGCCTTCCTCCCTCATCCCAGCTGGATTAAAAATTCGCAGCTATCTTCCTATTTCCTTGCGGGGGCGCATGCGGTATCCTTCGTTGTACCTTACGACCTTCAGCAACGGATTCTGGATGGCGCCGCTCAACTCAAGCACAACGCGCCCTATTGGATCAAACCGCTACGGTAG
- a CDS encoding phosphoribosylaminoimidazolesuccinocarboxamide synthase produces MPAALLQTNLGSLPLTARGKVRDIYAISPDQLLFVASDRISAFDHVLGSGIPFKGRILTRLSLFWFDLLKPIVPNHLLTADSTQFPPELQPFLDQLEGRSMLVKLARMFPVECVVRGYLSGSGWKDYQQTGSICGIKLPVGLRESDRLPEPIFTPAAKIHSGGHDENISYEMVEKTIGATNANALRTLTLKIYEKATEHAASKGLILADTKFEFGLTTDESGNEQIILADEVLTPDSSRYWPADSYNPGGPQPSFDKQYVRDYLESIHWNKQAPAPALPREVVVRTSEKYLEAYRLLTGRTNL; encoded by the coding sequence ATGCCAGCAGCCTTACTACAGACCAATCTTGGATCACTTCCCCTTACCGCCCGCGGCAAGGTTCGTGACATTTACGCCATCTCCCCCGACCAGCTCCTTTTCGTAGCCAGTGACCGCATTTCTGCTTTCGATCATGTCCTCGGCAGTGGCATTCCGTTCAAGGGGAGGATTCTGACCCGGTTGTCGCTTTTCTGGTTTGATCTCCTCAAGCCGATCGTCCCAAACCATCTGCTCACCGCCGACTCCACACAATTTCCCCCAGAACTCCAGCCGTTCCTTGACCAGCTGGAAGGTCGCAGTATGCTCGTCAAGCTAGCAAGGATGTTTCCCGTCGAATGTGTCGTCCGCGGCTATCTTTCCGGATCCGGCTGGAAGGACTATCAGCAAACCGGTTCGATCTGCGGCATCAAACTACCAGTCGGTCTTCGAGAGTCAGATCGTCTGCCTGAGCCAATCTTCACCCCGGCGGCAAAAATTCACTCTGGCGGCCACGACGAAAATATCTCCTACGAAATGGTCGAGAAGACGATCGGCGCTACCAATGCCAATGCGCTGCGCACACTCACGCTCAAAATCTATGAGAAAGCAACCGAGCATGCAGCCAGTAAAGGACTAATCCTAGCCGACACCAAGTTTGAATTCGGTCTCACCACCGACGAATCGGGAAATGAGCAGATCATTCTTGCCGACGAGGTACTAACCCCCGACTCCTCGCGATATTGGCCAGCGGATTCCTATAACCCTGGCGGTCCTCAACCTTCTTTCGACAAACAATACGTCCGCGACTATCTCGAATCGATCCACTGGAACAAGCAAGCTCCCGCACCCGCGTTACCGCGTGAGGTGGTCGTCCGCACCAGCGAGAAATATCTCGAGGCCTATCGCTTGCTCACTGGCCGTACAAACCTTTAG
- the smc gene encoding chromosome segregation protein SMC: protein MLKLKKVQILGFKSFCDRTEVQLSGEGIAAIVGPNGCGKSNISDAITWVLGEQSAKSLRGIKMEDVIFAGTRERKPTGMAEVSLTLVDPEVYDGASLQDDPEIIIDENLPTDWDETTLRQQRSEETEEAVAEAQPGTVIEGEAKGLQILPPPTETDAAAELANPNNVVLKIRRRKFGRAPVRAGELTITRRLFRSGDSEYLLNGKICRLRDIQDIFMGTGLGGESYAIIGQERIGQLLSAKPHDRRSIIEEAAGITRFKTKKRLAELRLESARQNLARVNDIFDEVTRQMTTLKRQAAKAERYGALRDELRTRLRVVLASRMSQLDIEQAATTEKITALAAQIDAQATTVEAMDAEHTEGVNSGYGLDQQIREAGAQANQSAVELERISARSASNADRIAELTNRIATGADDLAQAREQLASLAGELEEHRNFLNSATVESAESREAAQSHQAQAQEAVRSVAAAEQQAEQNRRSTMQLVQRIAQTRNEEAQAAAALAGLDREAERLLSESEIARQELETLGLQRGQVKMSFESVTERLKRLEAEIAELRHQVEARRNEESQSKRRGDQLRGEVASLAGRRTSLEALIREHSYSTDTVRNLFKTDAYKQNADGMAAVGTLADFLEVDGKYENVVDEFLRDELNYVVVKSWDAANAGMHLLQTDVTGRATFLVHPNDSQANFAFADGMPSIAQTNIEGIEGVVPLKECVRVLDGFGKSLEVILPKLREGFVAPDSYTARSLALSNPQAFFLSPTGETFHNVTVTSGRPRTQGPLALKRELAEVQQKLEKVERDLAQTDRNTIELQHQMAALNATIEGKTHERRDAERESANSGAALRQMESEVARIERRLQDWALTNERNREARNQKADLIARRQQEAEAFENERSTLEASLAALQEQLEELRARREDLQQGAAAASAALAGLEERRRNAAANFEQTTRLYNGQNQRIQQLDQQISSAGAERLRREEETAALAVQHTELSDVRAYAVAQGARLTEEAHALRVSMADLDVRLRTLRHETEALREQRAALTARAAKLTSDIEHIDATCLNDLGAEAITLREDQTITRIEGDDLHTQEEESRALKQKLEAMGPVNMMALDEYNETVTRHSFLETQRKDLLDSIENTQASIKEIDDVSRLKFDEAFKVINENFSVTFTKLFGGGQALMKLTDAENSNESGIDIIASPPGKKLQNILLLSGGEKALTALSLLVGIFQFQPAPFCILDEVDAPLDETNVGRFAKLIHEMSANTQFVVITHSKRTMSQADIIYGVTMQEPGVSKIVSVNLNRRDSADNRRAVA from the coding sequence TTGCTCAAGCTCAAAAAAGTCCAGATACTCGGCTTCAAATCCTTCTGTGATCGCACCGAAGTTCAGCTTTCCGGCGAGGGCATCGCCGCCATCGTCGGCCCCAACGGGTGCGGGAAATCCAACATATCCGACGCCATCACCTGGGTCTTGGGCGAACAGTCCGCCAAAAGCCTCCGCGGTATCAAGATGGAGGACGTCATCTTCGCCGGCACCCGAGAACGCAAGCCCACCGGCATGGCCGAGGTCTCGCTGACCCTCGTCGACCCCGAGGTCTACGATGGAGCCAGCCTCCAGGACGACCCCGAAATCATCATCGATGAAAACCTTCCCACCGACTGGGACGAGACCACCTTGCGCCAGCAGCGCTCCGAAGAAACCGAAGAAGCCGTCGCCGAGGCCCAACCCGGCACTGTCATCGAGGGCGAGGCCAAGGGCCTACAAATCCTTCCACCTCCAACCGAGACAGACGCGGCAGCCGAACTTGCCAATCCCAACAATGTCGTCCTCAAGATTCGTCGCCGAAAGTTCGGCCGCGCCCCCGTCCGCGCCGGCGAACTCACCATCACCCGCCGCCTCTTCCGCTCCGGCGACAGCGAATATCTGCTTAACGGCAAGATCTGCCGCCTACGAGACATTCAGGACATTTTTATGGGCACAGGCCTTGGTGGTGAATCTTACGCCATCATCGGCCAGGAGCGCATCGGTCAGCTCCTCTCCGCCAAGCCTCACGACCGCCGATCCATCATCGAAGAAGCCGCAGGCATCACTCGCTTCAAGACAAAAAAACGCCTCGCCGAGTTGCGTCTAGAATCAGCCCGCCAGAATCTTGCCCGCGTAAACGACATCTTCGACGAGGTCACCCGTCAGATGACCACGCTGAAGCGCCAGGCCGCCAAGGCTGAACGCTATGGCGCGCTCCGCGATGAACTCCGCACTCGCCTTCGCGTCGTCCTCGCCAGCCGCATGTCGCAGTTAGATATCGAGCAGGCCGCCACCACCGAGAAGATCACAGCGCTCGCTGCCCAGATCGACGCTCAGGCCACCACCGTTGAAGCGATGGACGCCGAACACACTGAAGGCGTCAATTCCGGCTACGGTCTCGATCAGCAGATCCGCGAAGCCGGAGCTCAGGCGAACCAGTCTGCCGTCGAACTCGAGCGCATCTCTGCCCGCTCGGCCTCGAACGCCGACCGCATCGCCGAACTCACCAACCGCATCGCAACTGGCGCCGACGATCTCGCTCAGGCCCGCGAACAGCTTGCCAGCCTCGCCGGCGAACTTGAAGAGCATCGCAACTTCCTCAACAGCGCCACGGTCGAGTCCGCCGAATCACGAGAGGCCGCCCAGAGCCATCAGGCGCAGGCGCAGGAGGCCGTCCGCAGCGTCGCGGCAGCCGAGCAGCAGGCTGAACAAAACCGCCGCTCCACCATGCAACTCGTCCAACGCATCGCCCAGACTCGCAACGAAGAGGCTCAGGCAGCAGCAGCTCTTGCTGGTCTCGACCGTGAAGCTGAACGGCTCCTCTCCGAGTCGGAGATCGCCAGACAGGAACTCGAAACTTTGGGTCTGCAGCGTGGGCAGGTCAAGATGTCGTTCGAGTCGGTGACCGAGCGCCTTAAGCGTCTCGAGGCCGAGATCGCCGAACTTCGCCACCAGGTAGAAGCCCGCCGCAACGAGGAGTCTCAGTCCAAACGCCGCGGCGACCAGTTGCGAGGCGAGGTAGCATCCCTCGCCGGCCGCCGCACCTCCCTCGAAGCGCTGATTCGCGAACACAGCTACTCCACCGATACCGTTCGAAATCTCTTCAAGACTGACGCCTATAAGCAGAATGCCGATGGCATGGCGGCTGTTGGCACTCTCGCCGACTTTCTCGAAGTAGACGGCAAGTACGAAAATGTCGTCGACGAATTCCTCCGCGACGAGCTCAACTACGTCGTGGTCAAATCCTGGGACGCCGCGAACGCAGGAATGCATCTCCTGCAGACCGACGTCACAGGCCGCGCCACCTTCCTCGTACACCCCAACGACTCCCAGGCTAACTTCGCCTTTGCCGATGGCATGCCAAGCATCGCCCAGACCAACATCGAAGGGATCGAAGGCGTCGTCCCCCTCAAAGAGTGCGTCCGTGTTCTCGACGGCTTCGGCAAATCCCTCGAGGTTATTCTGCCCAAACTCCGTGAGGGTTTCGTCGCTCCAGACTCCTACACTGCCCGCTCGCTCGCCCTCTCAAACCCCCAGGCATTCTTCCTCTCCCCCACCGGTGAGACCTTCCACAACGTCACGGTCACCAGCGGACGCCCCCGCACGCAAGGGCCCCTCGCTCTCAAACGCGAACTCGCAGAGGTGCAGCAGAAGTTGGAAAAAGTCGAGCGCGATCTGGCTCAGACAGACCGAAACACCATCGAACTGCAGCACCAGATGGCCGCTCTCAATGCGACGATCGAAGGCAAAACCCACGAACGCCGCGACGCCGAGCGCGAGTCCGCAAACTCCGGAGCAGCTCTCCGGCAAATGGAGTCGGAGGTCGCTCGCATTGAGCGCCGCCTGCAGGACTGGGCTCTCACCAACGAACGCAATCGGGAAGCACGCAATCAGAAAGCGGACCTGATCGCGCGTCGTCAGCAGGAGGCGGAAGCCTTCGAGAACGAGCGCAGCACCTTGGAAGCCAGCCTGGCCGCCCTTCAAGAGCAACTCGAAGAGCTCCGCGCCCGACGCGAAGATCTTCAACAGGGCGCAGCAGCCGCCTCCGCCGCGCTCGCCGGATTAGAAGAGCGTCGCCGCAACGCAGCCGCAAACTTCGAGCAAACGACGCGCCTATATAACGGTCAAAACCAGCGTATCCAGCAACTCGACCAGCAAATCTCCTCTGCCGGCGCAGAGAGACTCCGCCGCGAAGAAGAGACCGCCGCTCTCGCGGTCCAGCACACCGAACTCTCAGACGTTCGCGCCTATGCCGTAGCTCAAGGCGCACGCCTCACGGAAGAGGCCCACGCTTTGCGCGTCTCTATGGCCGACCTCGACGTTCGTCTCCGCACCCTTCGCCACGAGACCGAAGCCCTCCGCGAGCAGCGTGCAGCTCTAACTGCCCGCGCCGCAAAGCTCACCTCCGACATTGAGCACATCGACGCCACCTGCCTCAACGATCTTGGCGCCGAAGCCATCACGCTCCGCGAAGACCAGACCATCACCCGGATCGAAGGCGACGACCTCCACACCCAGGAGGAAGAATCCCGTGCCCTCAAGCAAAAACTTGAAGCCATGGGTCCGGTCAACATGATGGCCCTCGACGAGTACAACGAAACAGTCACCCGTCACAGCTTCCTCGAAACGCAACGCAAAGATCTGCTCGATTCCATCGAGAACACACAAGCTTCCATCAAGGAGATTGACGACGTCTCCCGTCTCAAGTTCGATGAGGCCTTCAAGGTCATCAACGAAAACTTCTCCGTCACCTTCACCAAGCTCTTCGGTGGCGGTCAGGCCCTCATGAAACTCACCGATGCCGAAAATTCCAACGAGAGCGGCATCGACATCATTGCCTCCCCCCCAGGGAAGAAGCTTCAAAACATCCTCCTGCTCTCCGGAGGAGAAAAAGCGCTCACCGCTCTTTCCCTCCTCGTTGGAATCTTCCAGTTCCAACCCGCCCCCTTCTGCATCCTCGACGAAGTCGACGCACCGCTGGACGAAACTAATGTAGGCCGCTTCGCAAAACTCATCCACGAAATGAGCGCAAATACACAATTCGTCGTCATCACCCATAGCAAACGCACCATGTCCCAAGCGGACATCATCTACGGAGTCACCATGCAGGAGCCGGGCGTCTCTAAGATCGTCAGCGTCAATCTTAATCGCCGCGACTCCGCCGACAATCGTCGCGCCGTGGCATGA
- a CDS encoding citrate synthase, whose amino-acid sequence MSTAVAPKGLEGIVATTSAICWIDGDAGVLSYRGIDIHELAQLSTFEETTYLLWFGKLPNAAELAEFIKHLSAARELNPKIVDFLRGVPADATPMQVLRTAVSLLSIYDADEADCTHDANVRKSFRLTAQIPMIVALFDRIRKRKPPVEADRSLSHAANFLWMLNGEKPSDTATRAFDIALILHADHELNASTFAARVIAATLADIHSAITGAIGALKGPLHGGANEATMRLLYAIDKAGADPVEYVKQMFAEKKKISGFGHRVYHTEDPRATHLRRMSEELGKAAGNTKWFDLSRKIELFVKQEKKLNANVDFYSASTYTTLGIDIDLFTPIFAISRISGWAAHVIEQHDDNRLIRPRADYTGPAYPASYTSIEKR is encoded by the coding sequence ATGTCCACCGCTGTCGCACCGAAAGGCCTGGAAGGCATCGTAGCCACCACGTCTGCCATCTGCTGGATCGACGGCGATGCTGGCGTTCTCTCCTACCGCGGCATCGATATCCACGAACTCGCGCAGCTCTCCACTTTCGAGGAGACTACCTACCTCCTCTGGTTCGGCAAACTCCCCAACGCGGCCGAGCTAGCTGAGTTCATCAAGCATCTCTCCGCCGCACGCGAACTGAATCCGAAAATTGTCGACTTCCTTCGCGGTGTCCCTGCCGATGCCACACCGATGCAGGTTCTCCGAACCGCTGTCTCTCTTCTCAGCATCTACGACGCCGACGAGGCCGACTGCACTCACGACGCTAACGTCCGCAAATCCTTTCGCCTGACCGCGCAAATCCCGATGATTGTCGCTCTCTTCGACCGCATTCGCAAACGCAAGCCCCCCGTCGAAGCCGACAGGTCTCTCTCCCACGCCGCCAACTTCCTGTGGATGCTCAACGGCGAAAAGCCCTCCGACACTGCTACGCGTGCCTTTGACATTGCCCTGATCCTTCATGCCGACCACGAGCTCAACGCCAGCACCTTCGCTGCGCGTGTCATCGCAGCTACCCTAGCCGATATCCACTCAGCGATCACCGGTGCCATTGGCGCCCTCAAAGGCCCTCTCCATGGCGGAGCGAACGAGGCGACTATGCGCCTTCTCTACGCCATCGATAAGGCAGGTGCTGATCCCGTCGAGTACGTCAAGCAGATGTTCGCCGAAAAGAAAAAGATTTCTGGCTTCGGCCATCGCGTGTACCACACAGAAGATCCCCGGGCGACCCATCTCCGCCGCATGTCCGAGGAACTGGGCAAAGCCGCCGGCAACACCAAGTGGTTCGACTTATCCCGCAAGATTGAGCTCTTCGTAAAGCAGGAAAAGAAACTCAACGCCAACGTCGACTTCTACTCTGCCTCTACCTACACCACCCTCGGTATCGATATAGATCTCTTCACGCCCATCTTCGCCATCAGCCGGATCTCAGGCTGGGCCGCCCACGTCATAGAGCAGCACGACGACAACCGCCTCATACGCCCACGCGCCGACTACACCGGCCCGGCCTACCCTGCGAGCTACACCTCCATCGAAAAACGTTAA
- a CDS encoding NAD(P)/FAD-dependent oxidoreductase, which produces MNHPDVCIAGAGIIGLSLALELHGRGYRVVVLDRGAPLAESSTAAAGMLAAHDPENPPQLLTLANLSLSLYPEFLDRIRALSGINIPFQTHATLQSVSPNTPANTELTQEDLAHLLPALTPGDYRFILLDEHSLDPRQLASAVLAAIGSTKIDLRPHTPVLSARSIGNEVEITTPSGIIHAAQFINCAGAWAAAASRLLNIPVVPKKGQMFSVSLPSSLPLQFVVRTPDIYIVPRTIGPAAGRAIVGATVEDVGFDKTVHSIDIDRLRFLASSLLSAIGHAPQLEAWSGLRPATPDGLPLLGVIPGHPNHFIACGHYRNGILLAPAAAHVMAELIVGERPPIDLSPYSPARSLSLLPSP; this is translated from the coding sequence ATGAACCACCCCGACGTGTGCATCGCTGGAGCCGGCATCATCGGCCTCTCTCTTGCCCTTGAGCTCCACGGCCGCGGCTACCGCGTCGTCGTACTTGACCGGGGCGCTCCGCTCGCCGAGTCCTCCACTGCGGCTGCCGGTATGCTGGCCGCCCATGATCCCGAAAACCCGCCCCAACTCCTGACTTTGGCCAATCTCAGCCTCTCGCTCTATCCCGAGTTCCTCGATCGTATCCGCGCCCTCTCCGGCATCAACATCCCCTTCCAGACCCACGCGACCCTACAATCCGTTTCTCCCAATACCCCAGCAAACACCGAACTGACCCAAGAAGATTTGGCTCATCTGCTTCCCGCTCTCACGCCGGGGGACTATCGATTCATCCTTCTCGACGAACACAGCCTCGACCCCCGACAACTCGCCTCAGCCGTCCTCGCCGCGATCGGTTCCACCAAGATCGATCTCCGACCGCATACTCCTGTCCTCTCCGCTCGTTCCATCGGCAACGAGGTTGAGATCACAACTCCCAGTGGCATCATTCATGCAGCACAGTTCATCAACTGCGCTGGAGCCTGGGCGGCCGCTGCTTCGCGCCTGCTGAATATTCCGGTGGTGCCCAAGAAGGGTCAGATGTTTTCCGTATCCCTTCCCTCCTCGCTTCCTCTGCAGTTCGTCGTCCGTACCCCCGACATTTACATTGTGCCCCGCACCATTGGCCCCGCTGCGGGTCGTGCCATCGTCGGAGCCACGGTCGAAGATGTCGGCTTCGACAAGACCGTCCACTCAATTGATATAGACCGTCTCCGTTTCCTGGCCTCCTCTCTCCTTTCGGCAATTGGTCACGCTCCTCAACTAGAAGCCTGGTCAGGACTGCGTCCCGCGACTCCCGACGGTCTTCCCCTCCTCGGAGTGATCCCAGGTCACCCGAATCACTTCATCGCCTGCGGCCACTATCGCAACGGTATCCTCCTCGCGCCAGCCGCCGCACACGTCATGGCAGAATTAATCGTCGGCGAAAGACCTCCCATAGACCTCTCGCCGTACTCTCCAGCACGATCCCTATCTCTGCTTCCGTCACCCTAG